One window from the genome of Podospora pseudocomata strain CBS 415.72m chromosome 1 map unlocalized CBS415.72m_1.2, whole genome shotgun sequence encodes:
- the MYO1_1 gene encoding class II myosin (COG:Z; BUSCO:EOG092608L0; EggNog:ENOG503NW13) yields MGITRRAKDKAARAERSAGGASSSAKPKKATYDTTKKKEIGVSDLTLLRTVSNEAINDNLKQRFEGGQIYTYIGHVLVSVNPFRDLGIYTDQVLNSYRGKNRLEMPPHVFAIAESAYYNMKAYKENQCVIISGESGAGKTEAAKRIMQYIANVSGGEAGGDIQQIKDMVLATNPLLESFGNAKTLRNNNSSRFGKYLQIHFNAQGEPVGADITNYLLEKSRVVGQITNERNFHIFYQFTKGASENYRQMFGIQKPETYLYTSKSKCFNVDGIDDLAEYQDTLNAMKIIGLSQAEQDNIFRMLAAILWTGNLVFREGDDGYATVSDQSVVDFLAYLLEVDPAKLVHAITIRILTPRNGEVIESPSNVAQATATRDALAKAIYNNLFDWIVERINQSLKARQATSNSIGILDIYGFEIFEKNSFEQLCINYVNEKLQQIFIQLTLKAEQEEYAREQIKWTPIKYFDNKIVCDLIESVRPPGIFSAMKDATKTAHADPAACDRTFMQSINGMSNAHLTPRQGNFIIKHYAGDVTYTVDGITDKNKDLLLKGLLNMFQASQNRFVHELFPNQVDQDNRKQPPTAGDRIKTSANALVDTLMKCQPSYIRTIKPNENKSPTEYTVPNVLHQIKYLGLQENVRIRRAGFAYRQSFEKFVDRFFLLSPATSYAGEYTWEGSYEAATKQILKDTSIPQEEWQLGVTKAFIKSPETLFALEHMRDRYWHNMATRIQRMWRAYLAYRAEAATRIQRFWRKKRVGAEYLQLRDEGHRVLQGRKERRRMSILGSRRFLGDYLGINASNGPGAHIRKSINLSSNEKVVFSCRGEILEAKFGRSSKASPRIIIVTNSKYYVVAQMLVQNQPQIVVEKSFPLGAIKFIGASTARDDWFSLGVGSQQEADPLLNCVLKTEMFTQMKRVMPAGFNLKIADTIEYAKKPGKMQLVKVLKDAPTQADFYKSGTVHTSQGEPANSVSRPTPKGKPVPPKPITKGKLIRPGGPGGRPSRVTNNRRPVPRPGASAAATPAATPAATSRPVPTPRPVPTPAAAQAAVSLPTHTRNQSNSSATRAPPPPPPAPPAAKPKIMAKVLYDFAGTKENEMSIVTGQLIEIVQKENNGWWLAKTDAGQAWVPAAYVEEQAPPPVAAPRPPPPPPARPGAPQPPAKRPVASRKPVGLQARDSGMSLNGSEGGSSSASRSNTPTPSLAGGLAEALLARKQAMAKKDDDDDW; encoded by the exons ATG GGTATAACGAGACGCGCGAAAGACAAGGCTGCGCGGGCCGAGCGCTCTGCTGGCGGAGCCTCCAGCTCGGCCAAGCCAAAGAAGGCGACGTacgacaccaccaagaagaaggaaattgGTGTCTCCGACTTGACCCTGCTGCGTACCGTGTCGAACGAGGCCATCAACGACAATCTCAAGCAACGATTCGAGGGCGGTCAGATCTACACCTACATTGGCCATGTGTTGGTATCCGTCAACCCCTTTCGGGATCTCGGTATCTACACCGACCAGGTCCTCAACAGCTATCGGGGGAAAAACAGACTGGAGATGCCACCACATGTGTTCGCTATTGCCGAATCTGCCTACTACAACATGAAGGCCTACAAGGAGAACCAGTGTGTGATTATCTCGGGTGAATCTGGTGCTGGCAAGACAGAGGCGGCCAAGCGCATCATGCAGTACATCGCGAACGTCTCGGGGGGtgaggcaggaggagatATTCAACAGATCAAGGACATGGTTTTGGCTACCAATCCTTTGCTCGAATCGTTCGGTAACGCAAAGACACTGCGGAACAACAACTCTTCTCGGTTCGGAAAGTACTTGCAAATCCATTTCAACGCACAGGGTGAACCAGTTGGCgccgacatcaccaactACCTCCTTGAGAAGTCGCGCGTCGTGGGTCAGATTACCAACGAGCGCAACTTTCACATTTTCTACCAGTTCACCAAGGGCGCCTCTGAGAACTACCGCCAAATGTTTGGCATCCAAAAGCCAGAAACATACCTCTACACCAGCAAATCAAAGTGCTTCAATGTGGACGGAATCGATGATTTGGCCGAGTACCAGGATACGCTCAACGCCATGAAAATAATTGGCCTTTCCCAAGCAGAACAGGACAACATTTTCCGCATGTTGGCCGCCATTTTGTGGACGGGCAACCTGGTGTTCCgggaaggtgatgatggctaTGCGACTGTCTCTGACCAGTCTGTGGTGGACTTTTTGGCCTATCTCCTCGAAGTTGATCCTGCGAAACTTGTACACGCCATCACCATTCGCATTCTGACACCACGGAACGGTGAAGTAATCGAATCGCCTTCGAACGTGGCCCAAGCAACGGCTACCAGAGATGCTTTGGCCAAGGCTATTTACAACAACTTGTTTGACTGGATCGTGGAACGGATTAATCAGTCTCTGAAAGCGAGACAAGCTACTTCCAACTCCATTGGCATTCTCGATATTTATGGGTTCGAAATCTTTGAGAAGAACAGTTTCGAACAACTTTGCATCAACTACGTCAACGAAAAGCTACAACAGATCTTCATTCAGCTCACACTCAAGGCCGAGCAGGAAGAGTACGCGAGAGAGCAGATCAAGTGGACACCCATCAAGTATTTTGACAACAAGATTGTGTGCGATCTCATCGAGTCTGTCAGGCCTCCGGGCATCTTTTCTGCCATGAAGGACGCCACCAAGACTGCCCACGCCGACCCTGCCGCTTGCGATCGCACCTTCATGCAGAGCATCAACGGCATGTCGAATGCCCATCTCACTCCTCGCCAGGgcaacttcatcatcaagcaCTATGCTGGTGATGTGACGTATACCGTGGACGGCATCActgacaagaacaaggatCTCCTTCTCAAGGGCCTCCTGAACATGTTCCAAGCCAGTCAGAATCGTTTTGTACACGAGCTCTTCCCCAACCAGGTTGACCAAGACAACAGAAAGCAACCCCCAACAGCCGGTGATAGGATCAAGACTTCGGCCAACGCCTTGGTGGATACGCTCATGAAATGTCAACCATCGTACATCCGCACTATCAAGCCCAACGAGAACAAATCGCCCACCGAGTACACCGTCCCCAATGTTTTGCATCAGATCAAGTACCTTGGTTTGCAGGAGAACGTACGAATTCGTCGTGCTGGTTTTGCATACCGTCAGTCTTTTGAAAAGTTTGTGGATCGATTCTTCCTGCTGTCGCCTGCCACCTCGTACGCTGGCGAGTACACATGGGAGGGCTCGTATGAAGCGGCGACCAAACAGATCCTGAAGGACACTAGTATTCCGCAGGAGGAATGGCAGCTTGGTGTCACAAAGGCCTTTATCAAGTCCCCCGAGACTCTCTTTGCCCTCGAACATATGCGCGATCGGTACTGGCACAACATGGCAACCCGTATCCAGCGCATGTGGCGTGCATATCTGGCATACAGGGCAGAGGCTGCTACCCGTATCCAGCGATTCTGGAGAAAGAAGCGGGTCGGTGCCGAATATCTGCAGCTCCGGGATGAAGGCCACAGGGTTCTGCAAGGTCGAAAGGAACGGAGAAGAATGAGCATCCTGGGCTCCAGACGGTTCTTGGGTGATTACCTGGGTATCAACGCCAGCAATGGACCTGGAGCTCACATCCGAAAGTCGATCAACCTCTCTAGCAACGAAAAGGTCGTGTTTTCTTGCCGCGGAGAGATACTGGAGGCCAAGTTTGGTCGATCCAGCAAGGCCAGCCCGAGaatcatcatcgtcaccaacaGCAAATATTATGTTGTTGCCCAGATGCTTGTTCAGAACCAGCCCCAGATTGTGGTAGAAAAGTCATTTCCATTGGGCGCCATCAAGTTCATTGGTGCCTCAACAGCCCGGGACGACTGGTTCTCTCTGGGCGTTGGCTCCCAGCAAGAAGCGGATCCTCTTCTCAACTGTGTTCTCAAGACCGAGATGTTTACGCAGATGAAGAGAGTGATGCCTGCTGGCTTCAACCTCAAGATTGCCGACACGATCGAGTACGCCAAGAAGCCAGGAAAGATGCAGCTAGTCAAGGTGCTCAAGGACGCACCCACCCAGGCTGACTTTTACAAGAGCGGCACTGTGCACACCTCGCAAGGAGAGCCTGCTAACTCTGTCTCGCGGCCGACGCCCAAGGGCAAGCCTGTCCCTCCCAAGCCAATCACCAAGGGCAAGCTCATCAGGCCCGGCGGACCAGGAGGCAGACCATCGAGAGTCACCAACAACCGCAGACCTGTGCCTCGGCCAggtgcttctgctgctgccactcCGGCGGCTACTCCCGCTGCTACTTCTAGACCGGTGCCGACACCACGGCCGGTACCAACACCTGCGGCCGCTCAAGCTGCGGTCAGTCTGCCTACCCATACCCGCAACCAGTCCAACTCGTCTGCCACCCGcgctccgcctcctccaccgcctgccCCGCCTGCTGCAAAGCCCAAGATTATGGCCAAGGTCCTGTACGACTTTGCCGGGACCAAGGAAAATGAGATGTCGATCGTTACCGGGCAGCTCATTGAGATTGTGCAAAAGGAGAATAATG GCTGGTGGCTAGCAAAGACAGACGCGGGGCAAGCGTGGGTTCCCGCCGCTTATGTCGAGGAACAGGCACCTCCCCCCGTTGCGGCTCCCagaccaccccctcctcccccggctaGACCAGGCGCTCCTCAGCCTCCGGCGAAGAGACCGGTTGCTAGCAGGAAGCCGGTTGGATTGCAGGCGAGGGATAGCGGGATGAGTCTGAATGGAAGTGAAGGGGGGAGCAGCTCGGCGAGCAGGAGTAACACGCCGACTCCCAGTTTGgccggggggttggcggaggcGTTGTTGGCTAGGAAGCAGGCCATGGCTAagaaagatgatgatgatgattggtga